The Thermodesulfovibrionales bacterium region TCTGCCTTTGTCATATAACCTCCCTCTATCTGCTCAAAATCAAGACTTTAATCCCCTATGGAATCTCGCGTTCTTAAAGGACTTTTCTGAAAAGCTTTGATATTTAATTATATTTTGGCAGGGCAGGAAAGTCAACCCTTTATGCCCTTCCTTTAAGATTTTGGAATCGGATACCATATAATATGCTTAAAGAATTCATAATTGAGAAGATAAAAAGAGAAGGGCCTATCACCTTTGAAAACTTTATGGAGCTCTGTCTTTATCATCCAGAGCAGGGTTATTACATGCGCGCTGATGCAAAGATAGGTAGAGATGGTGACTTTTATACAGCACCCCATCTGCACAGGGCGTTTGGAGCTGCTGTGATGAGGCAGATAGAGGAATGCTGGAACATTATGGAAAGGCTGGAAGATTTCGTGATCCTTGAGATAGGTGGCGGGATGGGCTACCTTGCAAATGACATTCTTGATTATGCAGAGGGAAGGGAAATCTATTCAAAGCTTAAGTACTATCTTATTGAATTAAACTCATCACTCAAAAGAAAACAGAAAGATATACTTTATAAACATTTAGATAAGATAAGATGGTTTAATTCAGTCTCTGATATTGTTCCCTTTAAAGGTTGCATCCTGTCAAATGAACTCTTTGATTCATTCCCCGTCCATATAATTGAATCAACTGAAAATGGAATTAAAGAGATCTATGTAAATACTGACGGAGAGGATTTTTTTGAAATTAAAGGCGAACTGAGTGACGGTATAGAAGAATATATCAGGGATTTTTCCATAAATCTGCCCGAGGGTTTCAGAACAGAGGTTAATCTGAGGATAAAGGAGTGGTTAAGAATAATTTCAGGAATTTTAATAGAAGGATTTCTTATTACTATTGATTATGGCTATCCAGCCTGGCAGTATTATGGAGAGGACTATCCTCAGGGAACTCTTCAGTGCTATTACAGACATCTGAAATCAGACAATCCCTATATTCATATTGGAGAGCAGGACATAACAAGCCATGTAAATTTCAGCTCCCTTAAAAAATGGGGAGAGGAGCTTGGTTTTAAAAGTATAGGTTACACTTCACAGGGAAGGTTTATCGTCTCGATGGGAATTGATGAGATAATAAATGAACTCATAAAACCAGAGGATTATTCCTTTGAGATTCCTAAACTTAAATCACTCATTATGCCAGAGGGCATGGGAGAATCCCATAAGGTCATGATTCAGTATAAGGGTAAGGGCAATCCTCAATTAAGGGGGTTCAGGCTCAGGAATGAACTCCTGAAGCTCTGAATTCCTCAAGCCATTTAAGGCTTTTTAAGAAATGTTCGGGCTTATGAGCCTCTATTGTATAGATAAGGTCTCTATTACCAATAGTCTCAAAAAGCTCCATCATATTAAAAGTTCCCTCATCCACAGGATAATGCTGGTCTGCGGTTCTATCGTTATTATGAAGATGGAGTTCCTTTATATAAGGAAGAGTCTGAGAAAGCCACTCCTTGAGCGAGACCCTTGAAAAAAGATTGAAATGCCCT contains the following coding sequences:
- a CDS encoding SAM-dependent methyltransferase encodes the protein MLKEFIIEKIKREGPITFENFMELCLYHPEQGYYMRADAKIGRDGDFYTAPHLHRAFGAAVMRQIEECWNIMERLEDFVILEIGGGMGYLANDILDYAEGREIYSKLKYYLIELNSSLKRKQKDILYKHLDKIRWFNSVSDIVPFKGCILSNELFDSFPVHIIESTENGIKEIYVNTDGEDFFEIKGELSDGIEEYIRDFSINLPEGFRTEVNLRIKEWLRIISGILIEGFLITIDYGYPAWQYYGEDYPQGTLQCYYRHLKSDNPYIHIGEQDITSHVNFSSLKKWGEELGFKSIGYTSQGRFIVSMGIDEIINELIKPEDYSFEIPKLKSLIMPEGMGESHKVMIQYKGKGNPQLRGFRLRNELLKL